The sequence GAATGTATCTTAATCACCAGCTTCACTACAGCCACCCAAAACGCTCCAATAGACGGTCTTTTTGCTGACGTGATACGGGAATATTGCTACCATTACTCAGTACTAAATACGTTCCCTCTCCTTTGACCAGTCGTTTGATGTGGGCGAGGTTAACAATATATTGCCGGTGAACCCGTAGGAAATTACGGTTTTCGAGCAGTTCCTGAACATCACCCAATGTTTTGGACACCAGATATTTCTCGCCATTGTCCAGCACAAAATTGGTGTAGTTGCTGTCCGACTCGGCATATAGAATCTGGTCTGTATCGACAAAGGCGAGTCCATTCGCATGGGGAAGGGCGAGCCTGGAGGGCTTAGTAGAACGAGGAACGCCTGATTCACCTACTGGTGGATAATAGGCTCGCAGCAACTCCAGTTGTTCCGTTAGGATGTGAGTAGGTATTGGCCAGCCAGGGGTACTTCGCTGGACAATCTGTTCGGCTCGACCAATGGACTTCACTAAATCAATTGTATCAACAGGTTTCAGCAGATAATCTAAGGCGGCAAACCGAAATGCCTGCACCGCATACTGATTGTAGGCCGTTACGAAGATGACCTGAAAGGAAAGTTCGCCCAATTGTTCCAGCAATTGAAACCCATTCAGCATCGGCATCTCGATATCCAGAAATACCAGTGAAGGCTGAAGAGAACGCAAGGCAAGTAGCGCAGATGGGCTGTCGGTAAATTGCCCGACAAGCTCAATTTGTGGGCAATGACGTGCCAGTTGCATAGCCAGTAACTCAACATTGTCGGGTTCATCGTCGATGATAACGGTGCGAAGCATAGATAAAGAGCGAATGAGTGAATTGAGCGAATGAGTGAGTGACCGGATGGCTTTCGCCCTTTCACTCAATCACTCTTTAAACGGGAATATCCAGCACAACCTTCGTTCCCAAGGGTTCACCATCGGGAGCCACCAGGTCAACTACCTGCGTCTGAGTCTGGATGTTATACAGTTGGTTAAGCATCCGAATGCGATCGGCCGTTACCTGCATACCAAATGACTTATGCAGGCCCGCTGACTTACTTTTCAGTGCCTTGGCCCGTTCCCGGCCAATTCCATCATCGGTAATTTCGATGTGCAACAAGCGGTCTTCCGATTGGTGGACATCGACCTGCACGAAGCCTCCTTCAGGCTTGTGCATCAACCCATGCCAGATGGCATTTTCCACGTATGGCTGCAAGAGTAAAGGCGGAATCTGTACATATTGCTGGTCAATTTCGGGCGATACGTGAATCATGAACTGCACTTTCTGTTTGAAGCGCATGGCTTCCAGCTCGATATAAAGTTGCAAGGCTTCCAGCTCATTCTGAAGCGTAACCCGCTCCGAACGGGAGTTTTCCAGGACTAACCGAATCAGCCGAGCGAACTTGGTCAGATAGTCGGAAGCTTTGTCGGCTTTGTTCTGGAGCGTATACAATTTGATCGAATTAAGGCAATTGAAGATGAAGTGCGGATTCATCTGTGCCCGCAGGGTCGTCATCTCGGTGTCAGCTAGTTTTTGCTCAAACTCGGTTTCGAGTTGGCGGATGTTCTGCGCTTCGAGTTGGCGATTCTGCCGATTGGCTCGATACAGAAAAAAAGCGACCAGTAGGGCAACAGCCAATAGGACCAGCAATGCATACAATCGCAGTTTATTCTGGTAAGCCAATTCAGCCGCTTCTAATCGTCGTTGGGTAGCGGCTTCCCGCTCCCGATCCTCATAGGCGGCTTTTTCCACTTGTCTTACTTTTTCCTGGTTGTTGAGACTGTCTCTGGTAGCCGATGCCAGGAGATGGTAATGGAGCGCTTCGGCTGGGTTTGACGTTTTATATAGCTCAAAAAGTAAGGAAGCCGTTTGGATAATGTAGATGGTTTCATTACGTTCCAGCTGAATGTCCAGTGATTTTTTGGCGTAATACCGGGCCGAATCGAGCTGCTGTCGATCCCGAAAAATCATGGCCAGACCTTGATACGCTTGCCCATTGGGTTTGCTGACTGCGGCCTTAATCGCTCGTCGGAAATAGCGTATAGCCAGATCAGGTTGCTTCTTTTTATAATACACCTTCCCAAACTGAACGTCATATATACTACTGAGTGAGCTGAAGGGGATATTGTTTTTTTGTTCCTGATAGTAGCCTTTTTTCAGGTAGAATAAGGCGGAGTCCAATATGTTCCAATTTGCGTAAAATTGTCCCAGTACTCTCGATATGGGCACGATTCTTTCGGGTATCTGGGCTTTTTCGACCATTTGTCTACCCATCGTATAATAATACTGGGCTTGATGAAAATCGAATTTGTTGTAGGCATAGGCCAAAAAGAGGATAGCGCCCAACTGCCCTTGTTTGTCATTTTGCTTTTCAGCAAGCAGTTTGGTCTCCATCAGAATCGGGATGGCCTTATAGTAATCCAATTCGACCATCGTGAACCCAAGGGCATTCCCACATAGGATAGTTCCTCTGTTGAAGTGAATCTGTTTTGCCAGATCGAAGCCCCGTTGACCGTAGTCGATCGAAGCCTTTTTAGAAGGCGCATTCCTCATCAATTGCTCATAAATCAGTACGCGCATGGTATCGCTTTTGGCCTGAGCAAGCTCCCGGTGCAGGCTGTCATGGTCTCTAACCCGGAGATCCGATTGTGCCGAGAGTGGATAGGTACAAAACGAGAGAAAAAGCCAGAATAGACCGTATTTCATGCGGAGTCAGGAATGCAATTGTTAGACAAGTTACTGATAAACAGTATTACTATTCATCTCATACAGGACGAATAGCCTTCTCTTTCGCGTAAGTGGTCACTTTTTTTGAGTAAGCAAATTCGTTGGCCGTTTAAAGGCCTTGTTCAAAAATTTCGGCGACTTACGCGAAATTCTTCACTACTAATCCTGTCGCATTTTCGGAGACTAATAACCCCTGTTACGTTTGAACCAGTCAATCGGCCAGTAACGACAACCTGGTTGATTAGTTCACAAAACCCAGTTCCACTTTATCATGAAAAAGGTACTCATTTCGCTGATCACCCTTGGTTTTACGCTAATGGTATCCATTGCCAAAACGTCCGCTACATCTTCCGACCGCATCGGCCAGCCAAATCCGTATTACCAACGTACCCGATCCGATTCAAGCCAGGGTTATTGGAAACTATATACAGATTACAACACCAGGTCAACCCGCGTTAGCTTTTATTCGGGTCATGATGTGCTGCTTTACCAGGAAAAGATTAAAGATCGGTATATCAAACTATCGAAACGAACCATTCGTCAGTTTGACAACCTGCTGAGCCGATTAGTAGATCGTAATCTGGTTAGCAGTCGGGTGAAATCGTACGACATTCTCAACAGTAACCAGTGGAATGCAATTCCACAACGAATCCCGTCATCCTTCACGGAGGAGGCCATCCTTCCGGTTCCAGCAACCTCAATGATGACAACTATCAATCTGGAGGTTGTTAGCGGTAGCCAGGTAAAACTCTCGTATATAAATCCTGCCAGTGAGCGACTACTGATAACCCTGGCTAACGATTCCTTTCAGTTTTTTTATAAAAAACAGAG comes from Spirosoma aureum and encodes:
- a CDS encoding LytR/AlgR family response regulator transcription factor, whose protein sequence is MLRTVIIDDEPDNVELLAMQLARHCPQIELVGQFTDSPSALLALRSLQPSLVFLDIEMPMLNGFQLLEQLGELSFQVIFVTAYNQYAVQAFRFAALDYLLKPVDTIDLVKSIGRAEQIVQRSTPGWPIPTHILTEQLELLRAYYPPVGESGVPRSTKPSRLALPHANGLAFVDTDQILYAESDSNYTNFVLDNGEKYLVSKTLGDVQELLENRNFLRVHRQYIVNLAHIKRLVKGEGTYLVLSNGSNIPVSRQQKDRLLERFGWL
- a CDS encoding tetratricopeptide repeat-containing sensor histidine kinase, whose protein sequence is MKYGLFWLFLSFCTYPLSAQSDLRVRDHDSLHRELAQAKSDTMRVLIYEQLMRNAPSKKASIDYGQRGFDLAKQIHFNRGTILCGNALGFTMVELDYYKAIPILMETKLLAEKQNDKQGQLGAILFLAYAYNKFDFHQAQYYYTMGRQMVEKAQIPERIVPISRVLGQFYANWNILDSALFYLKKGYYQEQKNNIPFSSLSSIYDVQFGKVYYKKKQPDLAIRYFRRAIKAAVSKPNGQAYQGLAMIFRDRQQLDSARYYAKKSLDIQLERNETIYIIQTASLLFELYKTSNPAEALHYHLLASATRDSLNNQEKVRQVEKAAYEDREREAATQRRLEAAELAYQNKLRLYALLVLLAVALLVAFFLYRANRQNRQLEAQNIRQLETEFEQKLADTEMTTLRAQMNPHFIFNCLNSIKLYTLQNKADKASDYLTKFARLIRLVLENSRSERVTLQNELEALQLYIELEAMRFKQKVQFMIHVSPEIDQQYVQIPPLLLQPYVENAIWHGLMHKPEGGFVQVDVHQSEDRLLHIEITDDGIGRERAKALKSKSAGLHKSFGMQVTADRIRMLNQLYNIQTQTQVVDLVAPDGEPLGTKVVLDIPV